In the genome of Candidatus Omnitrophota bacterium, one region contains:
- the folK gene encoding 2-amino-4-hydroxy-6-hydroxymethyldihydropteridine diphosphokinase yields the protein MATCYIGIGSNLGDRRYHIDKAIKEIRMLGVTKVKKISRIIETLPQGGPVQGPYLNGVLEIETQLSPYQLLQELQKIETALGRVRAVVNGPRTIDLDILTYAGLRIHEDALCIPHPRMMERDFVLGPLKEIAPEVIGSLRKAKGKPVKPGFKRKAIVKRRSKAKK from the coding sequence ATGGCCACTTGTTACATAGGTATTGGTTCTAACCTCGGCGATAGAAGATATCATATCGATAAAGCCATAAAAGAGATCCGTATGCTTGGTGTAACCAAAGTAAAGAAAATCTCCCGCATCATTGAAACTTTACCGCAAGGCGGCCCTGTTCAGGGCCCGTATCTTAACGGCGTATTGGAAATCGAGACGCAACTCAGCCCCTATCAGCTTTTGCAGGAACTCCAAAAAATAGAAACAGCCCTGGGAAGGGTGCGCGCAGTAGTCAACGGCCCGCGCACCATTGACCTGGATATATTGACTTACGCCGGCCTGCGTATCCATGAGGACGCGCTGTGTATACCGCATCCCAGGATGATGGAGCGCGATTTTGTCCTTGGCCCTTTAAAAGAGATCGCCCCTGAGGTTATAGGCAGTCTCCGGAAAGCAAAAGGTAAACCAGTTAAACCCGGA
- the dapA gene encoding 4-hydroxy-tetrahydrodipicolinate synthase, translating to MFSGSLVALVTPFKNERIDEKRLKELIELHINNGTSGIVPCGTTGESATLSPAEHERVIEIIVKQVNKRIPVMAGTGSNSTEEAVALTKHAAAIGADASLQIAPYYNRPTQKGLYLHFKAVADAADIPIILYNIASRTGVNIEPETMARLAKECRNIVGVKEASGSLEQMSRIRALCPEGFDLISGDDALTLPLLSIGGTGIISVVANIVPRDVAEMVKEFEKGDVKKAREIHYKLLPLIKAMFIETNPIPVKTAMGLLGMCEPDLRLPMCGMLPENLEKLKKALKEYGLLK from the coding sequence ATGTTTAGCGGTTCTCTTGTAGCGCTGGTCACACCGTTCAAGAACGAAAGGATCGATGAAAAGAGGCTGAAAGAGTTGATAGAATTACATATCAATAACGGGACTTCCGGCATTGTCCCCTGCGGGACCACCGGGGAGTCGGCGACGTTATCTCCGGCCGAGCATGAACGGGTTATTGAGATCATCGTTAAACAGGTGAATAAAAGGATACCGGTTATGGCTGGGACGGGTTCTAATTCCACGGAAGAGGCGGTTGCTTTGACTAAACACGCGGCTGCCATCGGAGCGGATGCCTCTTTACAGATAGCGCCTTATTACAACCGGCCCACGCAAAAAGGCCTTTATCTGCATTTCAAGGCAGTAGCGGATGCCGCGGATATCCCGATCATCCTTTATAATATCGCATCGCGCACCGGGGTGAACATCGAACCGGAGACTATGGCAAGGCTGGCCAAAGAATGCAGGAATATAGTGGGCGTAAAAGAGGCCTCAGGCAGTTTAGAGCAGATGTCCCGGATAAGGGCGTTGTGCCCTGAAGGCTTCGACCTTATTTCAGGCGATGACGCGCTTACGCTTCCGCTTTTGTCCATCGGCGGCACAGGGATAATATCGGTAGTGGCGAATATCGTTCCCCGGGACGTGGCAGAGATGGTGAAGGAGTTTGAAAAAGGGGATGTCAAGAAAGCCCGGGAGATACATTATAAATTGCTTCCTTTGATCAAGGCGATGTTCATCGAGACCAATCCCATACCGGTAAAAACCGCGATGGGGCTTTTGGGGATGTGCGAACCGGACCTGCGGCTTCCGATGTGCGGGATGCTGCCGGAGAACCTGGAAAAATTAAAAAAGGCTTTGAAGGAATACGGACTTTTAAAATAG
- a CDS encoding M42 family metallopeptidase, which produces MDPLLKRILDASGVSGYEEEIAGIMKAELKKSCDEVLIDNFGNVIARKGPPAGRQGKGKVKIMLAAHMDEIGLLVKHISKEGYLNFIKVGGIDDRVLVGQKVIVKSKGQDIYGIIGTKPPHLQKDEERKHPLKYEDMFIDIGAKSREDAEKRVSIADPVVFDSQSGVLNGPLCYGKAVDNRVGCYALIKIMEKLKVNAEVYAVATVQEEVGLKGARTSSFKINPDFAIALDTSVAGDTPGIKETESSLKLGSGAGITIIEASGRGLIVSRKIKDMFVDTAKKNKIKYQMDVLEGGMTDGAIIYMNREGVSTGVLSIPTRYVHAPTGVFSIDDLESVVELAVKIAEKVAKGY; this is translated from the coding sequence ATGGATCCGCTGCTCAAAAGAATATTGGACGCTTCAGGCGTTTCAGGATACGAGGAAGAGATCGCCGGGATAATGAAGGCCGAGCTTAAGAAAAGCTGCGATGAGGTTTTGATCGATAATTTCGGCAATGTCATCGCCAGGAAGGGCCCGCCTGCCGGCAGGCAGGGAAAAGGCAAGGTCAAGATAATGCTCGCCGCGCATATGGACGAGATCGGTTTATTGGTCAAGCATATCTCCAAAGAAGGTTACTTGAATTTTATCAAGGTCGGCGGGATCGATGACCGCGTGCTGGTTGGCCAGAAGGTAATAGTCAAATCCAAGGGCCAGGATATTTATGGGATAATCGGGACAAAACCGCCGCATCTTCAGAAAGACGAAGAACGCAAGCATCCGCTTAAATACGAGGATATGTTTATCGATATCGGCGCCAAAAGCAGGGAAGACGCGGAAAAAAGAGTAAGCATCGCTGATCCGGTGGTTTTTGATTCGCAATCCGGGGTATTGAACGGCCCTTTATGCTACGGCAAAGCGGTGGATAACCGCGTAGGCTGTTACGCCCTGATCAAGATCATGGAGAAATTAAAGGTTAACGCCGAGGTTTACGCTGTGGCTACTGTCCAGGAAGAGGTGGGCTTAAAAGGCGCCAGGACATCGTCATTCAAGATCAACCCGGATTTCGCCATTGCCCTGGATACCTCGGTTGCCGGGGATACCCCGGGGATAAAGGAAACAGAATCTTCGCTTAAGCTGGGCAGCGGCGCAGGCATTACTATTATCGAGGCTTCCGGAAGAGGCCTGATCGTCAGCCGCAAGATCAAGGATATGTTCGTAGATACCGCCAAAAAGAATAAGATAAAATACCAGATGGATGTGCTGGAAGGCGGGATGACCGACGGGGCGATAATCTATATGAACCGCGAGGGCGTATCCACCGGAGTGCTGAGCATCCCTACCCGGTATGTTCACGCGCCTACCGGAGTGTTTTCTATCGATGATCTGGAGTCTGTAGTGGAATTGGCGGTTAAAATAGCCGAAAAGGTAGCTAAAGGATATTAG
- the dapB gene encoding 4-hydroxy-tetrahydrodipicolinate reductase, translated as MIKLGVAGAIGKMGRRIIEMAQQDKDFEVAFALERRGIPEIGKEIGRLKISSNPDGMFLIDVFVDFTLPEATDQHLDYVASYKKGLVLGTTGLSDSQIKKVEEVSKVVPVVFSPNMSIGVNTLFNVLPEIAKKLGPDYSIEIVEAHHKFKKDAPSGTAKKLAQVITSVTGKTIPTHAIRLGDIFGDHTVIFCGNSERIEIKHQAHNRDLFVVGALKAAKWIADKPAGLYTMQDVLFGGR; from the coding sequence ATGATAAAATTAGGAGTGGCCGGAGCGATCGGAAAAATGGGGAGAAGGATCATCGAAATGGCCCAGCAGGACAAGGATTTTGAAGTCGCGTTCGCGCTGGAGCGCAGAGGGATACCCGAGATCGGCAAGGAGATCGGCAGGCTGAAGATATCCTCCAATCCCGACGGGATGTTCCTGATCGATGTGTTCGTGGATTTTACCCTCCCCGAAGCCACCGACCAGCACCTGGATTATGTCGCCAGTTACAAGAAAGGCCTGGTCCTGGGGACTACCGGTTTGTCCGATAGCCAGATAAAAAAAGTCGAGGAAGTATCTAAAGTGGTCCCGGTGGTTTTTTCCCCTAATATGTCCATCGGGGTGAACACGCTTTTTAATGTCCTGCCGGAGATCGCCAAAAAGCTCGGCCCGGATTACAGCATAGAGATAGTCGAGGCCCATCATAAGTTCAAGAAGGACGCGCCTTCGGGCACGGCCAAGAAGCTGGCCCAGGTGATAACTTCGGTAACCGGGAAAACGATACCTACCCATGCCATAAGGCTGGGGGATATATTCGGCGACCACACGGTGATCTTCTGCGGCAATTCCGAACGCATTGAAATAAAGCACCAGGCGCATAACCGCGACCTTTTTGTGGTCGGGGCTTTGAAAGCGGCGAAATGGATCGCCGATAAGCCCGCGGGATTATACACTATGCAGGATGTGTTATTTGGGGGTAGATAA